The Thermobifida halotolerans sequence CACTACGCGGCGGCGAGCGGTCCCGCCGCCAACCAGTGCGTGAGGTACGAGGCGCTGATCCAGTCCCCCTTCACCGGCGTCTGGACCTACGGAGGCCGCCCGACCTGGGGCAACTGCGGCTGACCGGCGGTCCGCCCTCCCGAACGCGGCGTCCGGGCGCCCGACCACGGTGGCGGACCCCGTGCCGCCGGATTCGCACCGGAACTCCCCGAGCACCGCGGCACCGGAACGGTACGGCGGTGTCGGACGGAGCCACCGCCCCGCCCCCGGGAAGGCCCCGGGGGCGGGATGTGTCACGCCTGCTCCAGCCCGTCCACCAGGGCGTCCAGGAACTCCTCGGGGCGTTCCAGGTGCGGGCTGTGGCCCGCGCCGTCGATCACCGTCTCCGTGTACCGTCCGCCCGCCTCGGCGTAGCGGTCCAGCAGGCGCCTGGTCTGGGAGACCATCGGCTGCGGGGGCGCCTGCTCGGGACCGGGCCAGCCCTCGACCGCGCCGATCGAGCCGAGGTGGGCGAGGTCGAGCAGTGAGGTGTCGGAGACGATCACGTCGCGGTCGCCGCGGACCCACCGCACCGGCGGCTTGGGGTCGATCTTCTCCAGGCCCTCGATCCGCAGGTGCAGCGGCGACATCGTGTTGAGCACGCCCCTGGTTCCGGGGGCCGTGCCGGGCCAGGCGTCCGTGGCCGTGGAGTCGCCCGGGTAGTGGTCGTCGCCGGTGCGGGTGGACAGCATCGAGTCCAGGTAGCGGTCCACCGTCTCGGGATCGGCGGTGAAGCCGGGGGCGACGTAGGTGGTCAGGAACACCTGGAGCGGGCTGGTCGGCGCCTCGTCCGAACGGTCCCCGGCGGCCAGGCGGGCCACGAAGTCGGGGTTGGCGGTGCCGCCGCCGGAGCCCGCGCCCGACGGGTGGTTGAGCGCGCCGTCCACGCCGTGCGTGCCCCCGAAACCGTACGGCGAGACCGGGTTGACCAGGGTCAGCGACGCCACCCGCGCGGGCGCGGCCTGCGTGACGCGCAGGACCACGCCGCCGCCCATGCTCCACCCGACCAGGTGCGCCCGCTCCAGGCCGTAGGCGTCGAGGAAGGCCAGCACGTCGTCGGCGTAGTCGTCGAGTCCGCGGGTCGCGTCCACCGGCAGCGGGTCGCTGTCGCCGAACCCGCGCAGGTCCACGGCGACGGGCCGGTACCGTTCGGGCAGCGCGAGCATGGTCTCCTGCCAGAACAGGCTGGAGGAGACGTTGCCGTGCACGAACACCACGGGTTCGCCGTCGCGCCCCAGGTGCAGGGTGTGCACGGTGAGCCTGGAGGTGGGCACCCGTTGGCCGGTCACTCCGGAAAGCAGTCGAGTGGTCAACGCTTTTCCTTCCTGTCACCGTGGCGAGAACGGCACGGCCACCGGTTGCGGACGGCGGCCGGGCCCGGTTCTCCCACGAACCCGTGTCGTGCTGATTCTTCCCGAGGGGAGGTGACCTGGACCATGTCGGGAACCCACACCGGGAGACGGGGGGATGTGTGGGC is a genomic window containing:
- a CDS encoding alpha/beta fold hydrolase, whose translation is MTTRLLSGVTGQRVPTSRLTVHTLHLGRDGEPVVFVHGNVSSSLFWQETMLALPERYRPVAVDLRGFGDSDPLPVDATRGLDDYADDVLAFLDAYGLERAHLVGWSMGGGVVLRVTQAAPARVASLTLVNPVSPYGFGGTHGVDGALNHPSGAGSGGGTANPDFVARLAAGDRSDEAPTSPLQVFLTTYVAPGFTADPETVDRYLDSMLSTRTGDDHYPGDSTATDAWPGTAPGTRGVLNTMSPLHLRIEGLEKIDPKPPVRWVRGDRDVIVSDTSLLDLAHLGSIGAVEGWPGPEQAPPQPMVSQTRRLLDRYAEAGGRYTETVIDGAGHSPHLERPEEFLDALVDGLEQA